Proteins encoded within one genomic window of Citricoccus muralis:
- a CDS encoding amino acid ABC transporter ATP-binding protein, producing the protein MPLVLDDESNIIRIEDLHKSFGSNEVLKGINAQVKTGEVVCVIGPSGSGKSTVLRCLNRLEEATSGNVWIGGHNLSDPKVNINEVRKHVGMVFQHFNLFPNMTVAENIMLAPMQVKKKSRSEAREAALKLLDRVGLSDKADARPSSLSGGQKQRVAIARALAMNPEVMLFDEATSALDPEMVGEVLQVIRDLAKEGMTMILVTHEMGFAREVADRVVFMADGVVTESGNPKDLFENPQTDRLKDFLSKVL; encoded by the coding sequence CTGCCGCTCGTCCTCGACGACGAATCCAACATCATCCGCATCGAGGACCTCCACAAGTCCTTTGGCTCCAATGAGGTGCTGAAGGGCATCAACGCTCAGGTGAAGACCGGAGAGGTGGTCTGCGTGATCGGGCCGTCGGGTTCCGGTAAGTCCACCGTGCTGCGTTGCCTCAACCGCCTCGAGGAGGCAACATCGGGCAACGTCTGGATCGGCGGACACAACCTCTCCGACCCGAAGGTGAACATCAATGAGGTGCGCAAGCATGTCGGCATGGTGTTCCAGCATTTCAACCTGTTCCCAAATATGACGGTCGCCGAGAACATCATGCTCGCCCCGATGCAGGTCAAGAAGAAGTCCCGCTCGGAGGCCCGTGAAGCCGCACTGAAGCTGCTCGACCGCGTAGGGCTGTCCGACAAGGCTGATGCGCGTCCCTCTTCGCTCTCGGGTGGTCAGAAGCAGCGCGTGGCGATCGCCCGCGCGCTGGCGATGAACCCCGAGGTGATGCTCTTCGACGAAGCCACCTCCGCGCTGGACCCGGAGATGGTCGGCGAAGTACTCCAGGTCATCCGCGACCTGGCTAAGGAAGGCATGACCATGATTCTGGTGACCCACGAAATGGGCTTCGCCCGCGAGGTTGCCGACCGCGTGGTGTTCATGGCCGACGGCGTGGTGACCGAGTCGGGAAATCCGAAAGACCTGTTCGAGAATCCCCAGACCGACCGACTGAAGGATTTCCTCTCCAAGGTGCTCTGA